Sequence from the Mauremys mutica isolate MM-2020 ecotype Southern chromosome 2, ASM2049712v1, whole genome shotgun sequence genome:
ACGGATTTGGTCGTGGATCACGTCATGCATTCAGGAATGCTACAACCTGGCAGGGTTCCCTGCTCCTTTGATCACTGCGCACTCCACCAGGGTTCAGGCCTCTTCAATAGTGTTCCTGGCGCAGGTTCCcacccaggaaatctgcagagcaaCGACATGGTCTTCCGTTCACTCTTTCACCACTCACTATgcaatcacccagcaggccagagacaatgTGGCCTTTGGAAAAGCAGTGCTCCAATCAATGAACGATTCAGACCCCATCTCCTGAACTTGAGCTTGTGAGTCATCTGATTGGAATGgccatgaacaagcactcgaaggagaaaaatggttactcaccttctcgtaactgttcttcgagatgtgttgttcatgtccattctaatacccaccctcctacccctctgtcggagtacctggcaagaaggaactgagggggtgccaGGTCGGCAGGGCTCTTTATGAGTGCCATAAAGGTGTGACTCCTCGGGGCACCCAGACCGACCCGACAGATGCTGCAATGGGAAAATCTTCTGGCTACCAtgcacatgcgcgcacacacacacctgattggaatggacatgaacacatctcaaagaagttacgagaaggtgagtaactgtttttttctgtattgtagtttaaatgaattactcgaagttctgtattaatatgcttagtaaggaatctatttgtcaaaagaCATTTCCTGAAACTTTTTTGGTGTCTGCATCATTGTAGACATAGTTGCTGACagctattttgaaataaaattaccaaaataattgaaatgtgtgattatattgtggtattttgataaaatatgcagaatttgaaaTAGTGTGCAGAAtaaatttttttggtgcagaatttccccaggagtaatcaATGCTCTGGTTCTTATGAAAGAGAAGAGGCAGCTGGCAATAGTCACTAAACCGTTGGAAAAATCCAAGTTTAAGAGGTGAGATTACTCAAGGCTTCTTGGTGGTTGATGTAGCAGCCACCCGGTCATGGTGTTTTGTGTAAATGATGCTGACACAATTTAGTCCCATCTGGAACACTAGTTCCAAGTGATCTGTTGCTGACAAGGCTTTTAGGACTAACTCAAAGCACTGCAATGTCTCAACAACATACTACACAAGAATACAGCCACAAGAGTGCAAGTTTTTACTTCACCATTTATTTTCCAACAGGAAGAGCACTTGCACAGCACACTGTGAGAATGTCACACACTGCAACAATATATCTTGCCTGGTAACAAGTACCATTACAAAGggcaataaaataaatatacaaaaaGTGATTTAATCTTCAGGATTTTCTAATTCATACCACGCCATTCAATCAGCTCATCTTCTAAATGCATTGTTTCACAGAAATAAATCTTTTGACAGACTGTAATTCTAGTGAGGTCTAGACAGGTTAAAaagttttatatataaaatatataagaaaAGATTAAATACTTTTTAGtcaaaatgtcaatgaaacgcatAAGCGCTTTCTTGAGTTCTAATTTCTACTTCAGTAGGAGAAAAACCTCAACACATGTTCAACTTTATTTCTTGCCTCAGTTCCATTGTGTAATAAATCAATTGTGATAATCAGCTTTGGTTCTGTTAAGATTTCTAATTTGACTTTAGTTGAATCAGAAGTGTCCAAAGTACAACCCAGAGTTTCAATATAGGCTGAATGAAGAGGATCCATTTTGATTCAAGCTGTACTCTGAAGGATTTCTATAGTAAAGATAAAGATGACAGCTATCTGCTCCATTTTATGTAAACTGAGCGCAGCTAGCAGGAGACCCTGACGTGTTGCCAACTCAGCCCCCTGGACAGTTCAGGCTTGCTCCCCACCATGTTGCATGCAATTATATTTAGACTGGCATCTTAAGCCATATTCCATTTacgtgaagggggaaaaaaaaaagtgattttaaaacaCGTGAAAGATGGTTATATTAAGAAATCAGATTTTTGTGACGGCTGTCCataataatttaatttttgtttgttttaaatgtggaaAAATGGGCTACACCTATATTGTGTATAAACAGATATAGAATCTTAAACCAGATAGGATGATAGGGACTATTGCTCTTCCATACCATTTATACTGTAGCCACTACTAATCTGGAAtcgtcaatttaaaaaaaattgaagacaTTTAAGCTCTAAATCATGCAAAATATGATTAACTCAGCTACAATAATCTAATGTAACTTAAAGGTTCGTTAAATCATCAGAACATTAGATGTGGTGACATTCTATTCTCACAGTGCCATTCTAAAATCCCAAGAGCCTGCCTTGCAGGCCAATGTAAAAAAACACAAGCACCAGGGTACACTCATTGTGTTTTCCTTTTTGGTATTCCAAGACAACCACAGATTTCCTTGTCTTTGGAAGGTGACCTTTACCACTGCACTAACATGGTCAGAAGCAGCaaacttgtttcttttaaagcAGTTATGCATTCAGTGCTATTCATTGTATATTATTGGTGGATCTCCATCACTTGAAAATGGTGACTTCTTTCCATGTTTCTGCACATGATCTTCATTCATTTTTTCCAAAGCTTCAATCTGTAAGATAGAAATAAATCCACTCTGAAGTTTTTATAAAAACTGGGCCTGTAAGCAAGTGCTTCAAAATATTGTGTTAAAACAGCTAGTTTACAGGAGTAAACTAGTTCACACATTATGATCCATTTCCTGAATATCTAACGCTCGCAATGGTTCAGCCACACTAGCTTTAATCAAGGGTGTGATATGCAAAGTTTAGGAGATTTTAAGCAGCATCTACCTTGAGCAAATTAATGGAACAGAAGTATATACAAATGCTTTCAGGTTCAGGGACAGGGTTTTTTGAGGGGGGGCATCCCCCAGAGTCTAGACTGTGTCCAGATTTCCcccaaaagcacttaagtgttaATTTTCTCAAGCCTAAAACACCACTGCTGTATCTCAACTCCCCCTGAAGAGTGGTGGTGGAAGTTCCAGAGTAGCCTCATGCTGATGGGACAGCCCACCCCAGCGCACCCGATGTCAATGGTACTAGCAGAGCAGTAAATAAAGTCACAGTCAAGTGCTTTACATGATTAAAATAGTACAGTCCTATTCTGTTTTGGTCTGCAGCCTGTAAAGAGCTAGTGTGGGGCACTACTTTCTCCAATACTCATAGAAGAGAAGACAAAGAAATTGAGAGAAAAGAAGGAATGTAAATAGGGAGATAGGGACACCAGTGTGAAGCCCCACTAACAGCTTGGAAGTTATGGTTTGAAGCTTACAGAGGGGCTATCCAATTAGTCTTTGGAAGATCATATTGTGTAACAACATTCACATATTAATGCACCTCTCCCTATTATGGCAAATCATAAAACAAAGGATTTTGTAGGAGAACGCCAAAACCATCTTACAACTCAATGAAGCATGGACACTTACCAGCATTTGACAATGGAGAAAAACTGAAACAACACTGGTAGCAGTTCCCTAGAATGTTACATTGTGTCTTATTTCTCTCCTTCTTTAGCTGAGCACACTGGTCAGAACTAAAATTTCTCACCCCCTACATGTTTCTACATTAATACGGAAATACAGTTTTATGGCTGGGACCAGCATGGGTCTGCACTGCTAGGGCCTATCAGGACAACTCTCCAATGCTTTACTACTACTAAGTGCCCTTTTACCTAGTAACTCAAGAATGCTTGAAGACATTAAACATCTATCTATATACACACATCCCCTCTCCCTGCTTAAGACATTTCCTGCTTAAAAACATCTCCCACTTCATCTGATATTTTTTAGAATGTAATTGATATGACATTAGGACACATTTAAAAGAAATGAGTTAcagccaaaatttaaaaaataaataaaatcaatcagGAAGTAAAATGTGGCTTTAGAAGTCTAATTTTAGGATCCTAACTTTTTGAGGATCGTAGCACCATAAGCTTTATTTTTAGGTTCTAatcttttgcatttaaaaatgactgaaaaTAAGCAATAAAAgttatatctttttttaaacagcttctTTGTCCTTGCGTGACCCCACtagtatttttcttaaaaaaaaccttCATTCAGTGGTTTAAGAAACATTGTGACTTAATTAAAACGACCTCAGTTATATGTAAGATAACTGGTGTAATTTGTCTGTATCAGCTTCTGCTATTGCTATTTCAACCTAGaaaaaatcagaatttaaaaAGCTGGAGATTTATGTTTACTATAGTTTCACCAGCTATCCTAACAGGATTAGTCATAACAACTAAGAATGTTGAGGAAATAGGATTGTGGCTGGCCGCTAGCTAGCTGACCTTAATTTACTAGTATTAGGTATCACCCACAGAGAGAATCTTACCTCAGCTAGGAAATCAGCTTCATTGTCAGCTGCAATATTTAAACCTGAGACAGCATTGAAGAGCTCCCGTTCATTAAGTGCTTCTGATACACCTCCCTTCAGGAAGAACTGTTAAAAATGAAAGACTGTATTACAGTGTCTTTGTAATCAGAGTTTATAAAATAGTACACGCGGTGCATGTCACAAACTACAATTACTAATCAGATATGGAAGTAGCACTTAAATTTGACTCCGCTCCACCTTCTCCATCCCCCCCCAAGACAACCAAGCAACATGATCCAAGAGCAGGTTTCAATTCTAGAAGCACCATTTTATTCCTCTCTAGTGCTGAATCTCACTCCAATATGGTCTTCCTGTATCTAAACACATCACTCAGTGTTTACAAGTGATCATTTCCAAAACTGAATTTGATGATTTTATCAACTTCATATATTTAAaagtctgttccctgtccccAGAAAAAGCCTTTTAcatcaaagtttaaaaaaaaaaaaagcaagcaagcagagGTCACTAACTGCAGAACCCCTACCTGTGAAAcattcctgcagtctctgaacaAAAACTCAAGTCCATGAGGATGGGTTGGCTCCACAGATTGACTTACATCAATTAACCAGACCTAAAGTAAACAGAGAAATGTACTGGTTCACAGTGCAGACAGACACTCAACATTAAATACACCTTTTTTTCTACTTTAAGAATATGCTCACCTTTCCCTCATGCCATAGCATGTTGTACTCACTCAGATCAGCATGAACAAGTGAGCACTCTTTATATAACTGTTGCATCATCTGCGAGAGGTAAGAAAAATGAACAATTAAGCAAAGAATACTTGTTTGAGTGGTAATTAGTCAGCACTGTTTGTACATCCAGGGTAAAGCAAAGCATTTTTTCCATCCAACTAGTAGTCACATTTCAAGTTTACATGCAGTTGGCTAATGTGAGGAATTGTGACTTCACATCTTTTATTCCTGTTAAATAGAAACTAAATGTTCAGAATTTCAAGGAAAACAGTTATGCTAAAGAAAAACATTAAGACTTGTGAACTTATCTGAACTCTGTCAACCAGTCCAACTGCAGTAGACAGATAGGCATGTTTAGACAACTCTTTTACCTCATCCTCTATCGAACAGATAAGCACTCACTGATGACTTTTCACCGAGTCATGACATTAGAAATTACACAAAATGAATTAAAGTTGAAGTTCAACAGTGAGAGTCCAAATACTTCAACACTAAGTAGGAGAAAGACACCTCTAGATTCAATCTTACATTGTTCATTCTGGGTTTATGAATCTGCATTATATCTGCAGAATGTCAACTGAGTTCCTTTGAGCAAGGACCTCATCTTCCTTTGAACAGTGCCCAACACCGactaaattcagtttaaacgaCATATGTGTAGCTCCACAAGTTTCAGGGTTTAACTGCAAGGAATCCTTAGTTTCTACCTAGCTTTTCTCACTATGACTACAGAAAAACAAGTCATAAGAGTGATTTGAGTGTAAGTACACACAGCTGATAAAATATTTGATCCAGCTGAAGTGGGGAATAAGCAACTAAGTATTTACAATTGCAGGTCAAGGGCTATAATTTTATTCTTTAGCACTCACACTGATGGGTATATATCAGACTGGTTGAGACAGTTAAAGGACTTTAGAGTAAAGTCctccatgttttgtttttttaaaaccagaataACTTTCATCTCACCTTAGTTACCCTCACACTTCCCTCTCACCCTCCAAACAAATCAACAAGACAGTTTGGTTAATGGAGCTACTTAAATGTTACTTAGCAAAGGTATATTAGAGAGATTAAAAACGATAATACAAGTATTCATACAGGACCAGACGAATTCAGCAGACACACTCACTAGATCACTAATATTCTTTACTCCtaagggaattctgcaccaacaaattaaaaattctgcgcacaatattttaaaatttgtcaaattgtatttgtcaataaataaatgtggaagctccagCATGGTGTGGataggcaggcaggctcaacctggcaagatccaagtgtggaggggcttagtgtgtgggggggatctaGTTGTGGGGTGAGAGGGCTCTATGTGGTAcaatctggatgcacaggagctTGCTGGTGGGTTCTGAGTgaaggggcaatgggactctgaacagggggtccaggtgaaggtggttggggctcggCAGGATTGTCTGGGTGCAGAGTGGAGAGTCTGGATGTAGgggggtgaggctcagcaggGTGGAAGTGCCAAATGCACAGAGGTTGGGcagattgcggggggggggggaacagttcCCTGTAGTGATCCCCTCCCCAGCACTGAGAAGCGatgggggcaggagcggggcggggagggggaaaagctttgtgcagccaggagagatttctggggatgggtctgacccagcactggctccttgcaggggaagaacAAGTCTCATCTTCCCCTGCTGCCAGCCTAGTGAGGAGTAGCAtctgagcccagcacagggtaggagccaccagccagaatGTCCCTAGCCTCCCTCCCCTGTGGCGATTACCTCTCCACCAGTTGCTCCGGGCACGTGAAATGACGTGCTTACACTGCTAGGGAGGGGCacatgaccgctcttgtggcttccatTTGCTTTCCCGTCAGAAAGTCTTTttttgcagggaagcaaagaatctgcaggggacatgaattctgcgtaCACACGGTGGCGCGGAATTCTCCTCGGAGTAATTCTTCCAAAACCTGGGACCTTTGACCTGGAATAGCAGTTTTCTACCAACCGCCAGTTTGCCACCACTCAGCATTAAGTTTGTTTTCTATCCAAGTTAATTCCAAGTCTTATTTTTCCTCTCATGCATCATTTCTGATTTATCCTCATTTATTCATATGCCCCAAAATATACCTATTGCAAAACATTGCTGATATGGAGGTCCAGAGGTTTTATATATTgtgaagaatatatatatatatatatatatacatacacacacacacacacacacacacacacaaattgtcaTCTATACTACTCTCCCAGGAATTGTTACCAGAACGTTGGGTAAAGACATCAGCATCATCTTACATGAAGAATTTGATAGTAGGCCTTTTTCATGTCTTCACTACTGAGTTTTACTTCCTTCAGTTTAGGAGCTGGAACTTGATCCTGGCCAATGAAAGACATGACCAGGATGTGTTTCTTAAGCATAACCACTTGTGGACAAGGGATTCCTGCTTTCTGCATTCTGTAGATCAGAAGATAGATATTATTGCAAGAGTAAGTCAAAAATTCATACTAGCTCTTCTCTGGTGCGAAAACATTTTTTCGAGCTTATTCTGGATCAATGTAGTAATTCACATAGAATATACATAAAAGCATTGGAAGCCATACAGTGGATTCCAAAAACATTATGCCTTGAAGGCTACAAACCTTTTGGTTTCATTTTAGATTGTAATTTTCAGAGGTAAACGCTAGTGGCTTCAAAGACTTGATTACAATAGAGGTCTGGCAACAATTTAAAATGACCAACAGACACTTTTACTTGAAAGATTTCCCAATCTACAAAATACATGTGCTCAGTTATACAATCCTGAGCTTGAAAGCATATAGGGAATAAGGAAGGACTGAACATTTGTAGTATCTCAACTGTATGAATTAAAATGATATGTAATAAGATGTGAGAGTTGGAGCACACATGTGCATCAAGGCCCCCACATCAAAGTAGGACTTTACAGTGATGTAGCAAAGCTTCCTTGAAAAATAGGGGGGAAAAGGTCAGACACTAATACCAATTATACTGGTTTTGTACCTTGTTAGATTGTGCATTTCTTTCTCTGCCCACATACGGATAACCTTCCGTGGATTCAGTTTACTGAAGCGATCTTTAAACCTGTAGTCATCCTTAATATATTTGTCACGGTTCTTGAATTCATTAAGGGTAGTTTTAAATACCTTTAAGGCACATTCTGGAGGTACAGCTTTATCATCCTCATCCGTTCTTATgattgaaaaaaaaccaacatagaacaaaaattaaatgtttaatcTACATCTAGGTCTCTAGCACAATCAattgagtttgtttgtttgtttccagtagctgcttggggcggccaatggtgaggggcggcacgtccgcctctttggcggcgggtccctcactccctctcggagcgaaggaccagccgccgaattgccgctgaagactgaagtgGCGGTAGAGCTCCCACAGATCACGACTCCCCCCCCcgcttttctttttgctgcttggggcagcaaaaatcctggagccggccttgtTTGTTTCTAAAAAAGGTGTTTTAAGATCATGCAGAAACAAAACACTGAATATAACGTTGAAGTTAAGTCCATGAAAAGACTGCAGAGTTCCCTGGCTAAACTTGGTTCTTAAACCAATTCTAGTATTAATAGCTTGTGAAGGACTTCAATTATGAAGACCAAAAGTTTATCAAGTAGGCTTATTATCCATTTCTAGAATGAAATGGAACTGATACAGTTTAAATATTACTTGGTTAAATGCAACATCTGTAAAAGGTGAAATGTGGAAATCATTGTATGTCCAATCACTCAATAGCCCCTTTTTTACAGTTTACTTTCTTCCCTCTGTTGATGTTTGTCTGTACAGTGGACAGAGTTGAAACCCAGGTTAAGATTTTAACTCCACTTTTACATAACATTTTATGACAATTATGGAGCTATCtataataatttatgaatactgtaGGCCTGGTTATTGGGATGATGTTTACTATATG
This genomic interval carries:
- the RIOK3 gene encoding serine/threonine-protein kinase RIO3 isoform X2, producing the protein MLAQMLQMEFDREYDAQLRREEKKFNGDSKVSISFENYRKVHPYEDSDSSEDEVDWQDTRHDPYRADKPTTTPKKGFIGKGKEITTKHDEVVCGRKNTARMENFGPDFQVGDGIGMDLKLSNQVFNALKQHAYSEERRSARLHEKKEHSTAEKAVDPKTRLLLYKMVNAGILETITGCISTGKESVVFHAYGGKTDEDDKAVPPECALKVFKTTLNEFKNRDKYIKDDYRFKDRFSKLNPRKVIRMWAEKEMHNLTRMQKAGIPCPQVVMLKKHILVMSFIGQDQVPAPKLKEVKLSSEDMKKAYYQILHMMQQLYKECSLVHADLSEYNMLWHEGKVWLIDVSQSVEPTHPHGLEFLFRDCRNVSQFFLKGGVSEALNERELFNAVSGLNIAADNEADFLAEIEALEKMNEDHVQKHGKKSPFSSDGDPPIIYNE